From Plasmodium brasilianum strain Bolivian I chromosome 2, whole genome shotgun sequence, one genomic window encodes:
- a CDS encoding EF hand domain-containing protein: protein MQLANFDSKKNEFNYEYDITKKIVSKILNKLNKEQGISSGTKDYNRSKIVKYFFEAELLFKYHDMNKSGELDIKLFPQMARQLKQIYDIRDIKKFEKEMQFKKINKMSLPMFLTLLKRRLFKTIDENETFQKYFHVLDMDKKNKIDVNKLKSFLSLIGDKVSAENFDFFFKYNITNNDKLKEEDIIMDDKNNPTEISADAYRDMLTYYKYL from the exons atgcagTTAGCCAATTTTGACAGCAAAAAGAACGAGTTTAATTACGAGTATGATATTACCAAGAAAATTGTCTCGAAGATATTAAATAAGCTGAACAAGGAACAGGGAATATCGTCTGGCACCAAAGATTACAACAG GAGTAAAATTGTGAAATATTTCTTCGAAGCTGAATTGCTATTTAAATATCATGATATGAACAAGTCAGGCGAATTAGACATCAAACTGTTTCCACAAATGGCTAGacaattaaaacaaatttatgaTATAcgagatataaaaaaattcgaaAAAGAAATGCAGttcaagaaaataaataagatgAGTTTACCAATGTTTTTAACcttattaaaaagaagacTATTCAAAACTattgatgaaaatgaaacaTTCCAAAAATATTTCCATGTCTTAGatatggataaaaaaaacaaaattgatgttaataaattaaagtcttttttaagtttaattGGAGATAAGGTAAGTGCGgaaaattttgattttttttttaaatataacattacaaataatgataagttaaaagaagaagataTTATAAtggatgataaaaataatccaACAGAAATTTCCGCTGATGCGTATAGAGATATGTTAACTTATTATAAGTACCTGTAG
- a CDS encoding V-type proton ATPase subunit C, whose protein sequence is MSEVPMCLFIACSTRDNTSREYIYTILKNRLLGSHVCIDTNILDVPTNLKFCSFDDLLKCADDLQKYDTYTYGCLKKIEKIAKEYDENIELKIIYQRQHINIDQYIRRFSWDDAKYPRNRSLTDTIDIMINNITKLSDEIQIKNLNEILTPQTVSQSDFIETEYLTTLIAYIPKNLEDEWLNNYEKFSDYVVPRSTEQFKNLIDKDGNTLWKVYVFKKFAENFKEAAKGKKFIVKSFKYDEKHYNDIMESRTKVEAEIIRQESFLRRMCLAAFSDIFIAFIHINILRVFCESVLRFGVPPNFASFSIRINGESKEKKVRKKLYDIFSSTDSIGKNYIKRSDDNDEEIYPYVSVSHSSTLTKTNTGRETKMLRYSNARCRLESNNSGLTFERNIEADV, encoded by the exons ATGAGTGAAGTACCCATGTGCTTGTTTATTGCCTGCTCAACGAGAGATAACACAAGTCGAGAGTACATATACacgattttaaaaaataggtTATTAGGTAGTCATGTATGTATAGATACGAATATATTAGATGTTCCAAcgaatttaaaattttgttcatttgatgatttattaaaatgtgcagatgatttacaaaaatacgatacatatacatatggttgtttgaaaaaaatagaaaaaatcgCAAAAgaatatgatgaaaatatagaattaaaaataatttatcaacgtcaacatattaatattgaTCAATATATTAGAAGATTTAGTTGGGATGATGCAAAGTACCCAAGGAATAGATCCCTTACAGATACAATTGatattatgataaataatataacaaaattatcaGATGAAATTCAAATAAA aaatttaaatgaaatattaacaCCACAAACTGTGAGCCAATCTGATTTTATTGAAACAGAATATTTAACAACTCTTATTGCGTATATTCCGAAAAATTTAGAAGATGAATggttaaataattatgagaAATTTTCAGACTATGTTGTTCCAAGGTCTACTGagcaatttaaaaatttaatagacAAAGATGGAAATACATTATGGAAAGTTTacgtttttaaaaaatttgcagaaaattttaaagaagcagctaaaggaaaaaaatttattgtcAAATCTTTTAAGTATGACGAAAAACattataatgatattatGGAATCAAGAACAAAAGTAGAAGCAGAAATTATAAGACAAGAATCATTTTTAAGAAGAATGTGTTTAGCTGCTTTTtctgatatatttattgcctttattcatattaacattttaagAGTATTCTGTGAATCAGTCCTTAGGTTTGGTGTACCCCCAAATTTTGCATCCTTTAGTATTAGAATAAACGGGGagagtaaagaaaaaaaagttcgaaaaaaattatatgatatattttctaGCACCGATTCAATAGGCAAAAACTACATCAAGAGATCCGATGATAACGATGAAGAGATTTATCCCTATGTTTCCGTCTC TCACTCCTCCACATTAACAAAAACGAATACAGGAAGAGAAACTAAAATGTTGAGATACTCAAATGCTAGATGTAGGTTAGAG AGTAACAATAGCGGATTAACTTTTGAAAGAAATATAGAAGCAGATGTATAA
- a CDS encoding calcium-transporting ATPase translates to MESIVKYAHVHHVEEVLRSLDVDENVGLTKDKLEKRRRAYGLNELEVEKKKGILELILNQFDDLLVKILLLAAFISFALTILDMQNKEVALSDFIEPLVIVMILILNAAVGVWQECNAEKSLEALKQLQPTKAKVLRDGKWKIIDSKYLTIGDIIELNVGNKTPADARIIKIFSTSIKVEQSMLTGESCSVDKYADILDFNLKNCEIQLKKNILFSSTSIVAGRCLAVVINIGMNTEIGNIQHAVIESKNEDTDTPLQIKIDSFGRQLSKIIFVICITVWIINFKHFSDPVHGSFLYGCLYYFKISVALAVAAIPEGLPAVITTCLALGTRRLVKKNAIVRKLQSVETLGCTTVICSDKTGVEAEDQEEEETEDEMETEKMGGEEQGEGNFYGRNKYTNSSGYNSGKHSGGTDGYDKGNAVGNTSRNRQGKNTEDEASDYPLTEMSSNVNTIISRGSKIFEDKISKYCYSEYDYNFYMCLVNCNEANIFCNHQNEIVKKFGDSTELALLYFVHNFDILPNNLRNNKMPAEYEKPSNNNNSATGKKSDNFSSRRSTWSYADSENCNSNSISNNFENSKYNCNNKRDDKSVPSECIAAWRNECQLVKIIEFTRERKLMSVIVENNKNELILYCKGAPENIIKNCKSYLTKNDFRTLTEELKEDIHNRIKNMGKRALRTLSFAFKKLKKNDLNITNVEDYYKLEQDLTYLGGLGIIDPPRKYVGRAINLCHLAGIRVFMITGDNIDTARAIGREINILSRGDNNGSNRNDLDTSRNAYRMTNSNVADDESSECCYNGRDFEDLPLEKQKSILKNKQKIIFCRTEPKHKKQIVKILKDLGETVAMTGDGVNDAPALKSADIGIAMGINGTEVAKEASDIVLADDNFNTIVEAIKEGRCIYNNMKAFIRYLISSNIGEVASIFITALLGIPDSLAPVQLLWVNLVTDGLPATALGFNPPEHDVMKCKPRHKNDNLINGLTLLRYIIIGTYVGMATVSIFVYWYIFYPDSDNHTLINFYELSHYNQCKAWPNFKVNRIYGMSEDACSYFSSGKVKASTLSLSVLVLIEMFNALNALSEYNSLFNIPPWRNMYLVLAIIGSLLLHFLIIYIPPLASIFGVVALTAYDWFLVFLWSFPVIIIDEVIKFYAKRQLDKEISLSKLKID, encoded by the exons ATGGAGAGCATCGTAAAGTACGCGCATGTGCATCATGTGGAGGAGGTGCTAAGGTCATTGGACGTGGACGAGAACGTTGGTTTGACAAAAGATAAACTGGAAAAGAGAAGAAGAGCATATGGATTAAACGAGTTGGAagtagaaaagaaaaagggtATTTTAGAGCTCATATTAAATCAGTTTGACGAtttattagtaaaaatattattactagcAGCATTTATAAGTTTTGCTTTAACAATATTAGATATGCAAAATAAGGAAGTGGCATTATCTGATTTTATAGAACCGTTGGTTATAGtaatgatattaattttaaatgcaGCAGTAGGTGTATGGCAAGAATGTAATGCTGAAAAGTCGTTAGAAGCATTGAAACAATTACAACCAACTAAAGCAAAAGTATTAAGAGATGggaaatggaaaataatagATAGCAAATATTTAACCATAGGAGATATAATAGAATTAAATGTAGGAAATAAAACACCAGCTGATGctagaattattaaaatattttcaacaaGTATTAAAGTGGAACAGAGTATGTTGACTGGGGAATCTTGTTCAGTAGACAAATATGCGGATATATTagattttaatttaaaaaattgtgagattcaattaaaaaaaaatatattattttcatctacATCCATAGTTGCAGGTAGATGTTTAGCTGTAGTTATAAATATAGGTATGAACACAGAAATTGGAAATATACAGCATGCAGTCATTGAGTCCAAAAATGAAGATACAGATACAccattacaaataaaaatagattcATTTGGAAGACAGttatcaaaaattatatttgttatatgtaTTACTGTATGGATAATAAATTTCAAGCATTTTTCTGATCCTGTTCATGGATCTTTTCTCTATggatgtttatattattttaaaattagtgTAGCTTTAGCTGTTGCTGCAATACCTGAAGGATTACCAGCAGTTATCACCACATGTCTAGCCTTAGGTACAAGGAGGTTAGTAAAGAAAAATGCTATTGTAAGGAAATTACAAAGTGTAGAAACACTGGGTTGTACTACAGTAATATGCTCAGATAAAACTG gTGTGGAAGCGGAAGATCAAGAAGAGGAGGAAACGGAAGACGAAATGGAAACAGAGAAAATGGGGGGAGAAGAGCAGGGCGAGGGGAATTTCTATGGACGCAATAAGTACACGAATAGTAGTGGTTATAATAGTGGTAAACATAGTGGAGGTACTGATGGATATGATAAGGGAAATGCGGTTGGAAATACTAGTAGGAATAGACAAGGGAAAAACACAGAGGATGAAGCAAGCGATTATCCTCTTACCGAAATGAGCAGTAATGTGAACACGATCATAAGTCGAGGAAGTAAGATATTCGaagataaaataagtaaGTACTGTTATTCGGAATATGACTACAACTTTTACATGTGTCTAGTAAACTGTAATGAGGCAAATATCTTTTGCAATCATCAAAAtgaaattgtaaaaaaatttgggGATAGCACTGAGTTAGCCCTACTCTACTTTGTTCATAACTTTGATATATTACCCAACAACTTAAGGAATAATAAGATGCCGGCCGAGTATGAGAAGCCCAGCAATAACAACAACAGCGCAACGGGTAAAAAGAGTGACAACTTCAGTAGCAGAAGAAGTACATGGTCATACGCAGATAGTGAAAACTGTAATAGTAATTCGATCTCTAATAATTTTGAGaatagtaaatataattgCAATAATAAGAGAGATGACAAGTCTGTTCCGAGTGAATGCATAGCTGCTTGGAGGAACGAATGTCAATTAGTGAAAATTATAGAATTTACACGAGAAAGAAAATTAATGAGTGTAATtgttgaaaataataaaaatgaattaatacTTTATTGTAAAGGAGCTccagaaaatattataaaaaattgtaaatctTATCTAACGAAAAATGACTTTCGTACATTAACagaagaattaaaagaagatatTCATAACAGAATTAAGAATATGGGGAAAAGGGCACTTAGAACTCTAAGTTttgcttttaaaaaattaaaaaaaaatgatttaaatataacaaatgtagaggattattataaattagaaCAAGATCTAACGTATTTAGGTGGCCTGGGTATTATAGATCCACCCAGGAAATACGTTGGACGAGCTATTAATTTATGCCATCTTGCTGGCATAAGGGTGTTTATGATTACAGGGGATAACATAGATACAGCGAGGGCCATAGGGAGGGAAATAAACATACTCAGCAGAGGGGATAATAATGGTAGCAACAGAAATGACCTAGATACTAGCCGCAATGCTTACCGCATGACTAACAGTAATGTTGCCGATGATGAATCGAGCGAGTGTTGCTATAATGGTAGGGATTTTGAAGACCTGCCACTTgagaaacaaaaaagtatattaaaaaataaacaaaaaataatattctgtCGAACAGAACCAAAACATAAAAAGCAGATTGTCAAAATTTTGAAGGATCTAGGAGAAACTGTAGCTATGACAGGAGATGGGGTTAATGATGCCCCAGCTTTAAAATCAGCAGATATAGGTATAGCTATGGGAATTAATGGGACAGAAGTAGCTAAAGAGGCTTCAGATATTGTACTAGCTGATGATAACTTTAATACAATCGTAGAGGCAATCAAAGAAGGTAGATGTATTTACAATAATATGAAAGCTTTTATACGTTATCTTATTAGTAGTAACATAGGTGAAGTTGCCTCCATTTTTATAACTGCACTTTTGGGAATACCTGACAGTTTAGCGCCTGTCCAGCTCCTCTGGGTTAACCTGGTCACAGACGGTCTACCCGCTACAGCACTGG GATTTAACCCCCCGGAACATGACGTAATGAAATGTAAACCAAGGCATAAAAACGATAACTTGATTAATGGATTAACCTTACTAAGATACATAATTATTGGAACATATGTAGGAATGGCCACTGTGTCTATATTTGTTTACtggtatatattttacccAGATTCGGATAATCATAcgttaataaatttttatgaactttCTCATTATAATCAATGTAAAGCTTGGCCTAATTTTAAAGTCAACAGAATTTATGGCATGTCCGAAGATGCTTGTTCGTACTTTTCGTCAGGAAAAGTTAAG GCGAGCACGTTGTCACTATCCGTCCTTGTGTTAATAGAAATGTTTAATGCTTTAAATGCATTGAGTGAATATAACTCCTTATTTAATATCCCACCATGGAGAAACATGTATTTGGTACTAGCTATCATCGGATCCTTACTGTTACATTttctaattatttatattcccCCCTTAGCAAGTATTTTTGGTGTTGTTGCCTTAACTGCGTATGATTGGTTCCTAGTATTTTTATGGTCTTTTCCTGTTATCATTATTGATGaagttattaaattttatgcaAAGAGACAATTAGATAAAGAGATATCATTGAGCAAGTTGAAAATTGACTAA